One bacterium genomic region harbors:
- the hisH gene encoding imidazole glycerol phosphate synthase subunit HisH, with product MTPIAIIDYGMGNLRSVQKAIEKMGGRVIVTNSPLKIVTASAVILPGVGAFKDAMTQLKNLQLDTIIHRVIESGKPFLGICLGMQLLFNKSYEYGECEGLNILYGDVLKFPETLKVPHIGWNTIQKAQEAKVSLLDGIPDNSYFYFVHSYYVNPEDEAIIATTTDYGIKFTSMVCKENVFGTQFHPEKSQTLGLNLLKNFLNQVTI from the coding sequence ATGACACCAATTGCAATCATTGACTACGGAATGGGTAATTTACGGAGTGTGCAAAAGGCGATTGAGAAGATGGGTGGCAGGGTGATAGTTACCAATTCTCCACTTAAAATTGTTACTGCCTCAGCCGTGATTTTACCCGGCGTAGGTGCATTTAAAGATGCAATGACTCAATTAAAAAACTTACAACTTGATACTATCATTCATAGGGTCATAGAATCAGGTAAGCCATTTTTAGGTATTTGTCTGGGAATGCAACTGCTATTTAATAAAAGTTATGAATATGGCGAGTGCGAAGGATTAAATATCCTTTATGGAGATGTCCTTAAATTTCCAGAAACTCTAAAGGTCCCACATATTGGCTGGAATACTATCCAGAAGGCACAGGAGGCAAAAGTATCTTTATTAGATGGCATTCCAGATAATTCTTACTTTTATTTTGTGCATTCTTATTATGTCAACCCTGAAGATGAAGCAATTATTGCGACGACAACTGATTATGGGATAAAATTTACCTCGATGGTTTGTAAAGAGAATGTTTTTGGCACCCAATTTCATCCTGAAAAGAGCCAGACACTCGGATTAAACCTGCTAAAAAACTTTTTAAATCAGGTAACTATTTAA